The Microbacterium sp. SORGH_AS_0428 genome contains the following window.
GAGAAGGCGGTCGACCACTAGCGACATCGTCCGGCGGGCGGCCTACACGCCCGCCGGACGATGCGCGGCCTCGAGATCGAGCAGGTAGCGCTTGTGCTCGGGGCGTCCGCCGTACTCGCCGATCGAACCGTCGGAACGGATGACGCGGTGCGCGGGGACCACGAGCGAGACCGGCGTGTGGGCGCAGGCCGATCCGACCGCGCGGTGCGCGCGCGGCGAGCCGGCCTCGATCGCGATCTCGCCGTAGCTGGCCGTCTGGCCGTACGGGATGCGGGAGATCGCCTCGAGCGCGTCGCGCGCGAACCCGCTGACCAGACGCAGGTCCAGCTCGACCTCGAACGTCGTGCGCGTCCCCTCGAAGTACTCGTCCACCTGCCCGAGCAGCGTGTCCGCATCGTCGTCGATCGGTACCGGCTCCCGGCCCAGACGCTGCGTCCACGCAGCGAGGGCGGAGCCGAGCGGCGCGGCGAGGAACTCGAAACCGATCAGGCCGGAATCGCTCGTCAGAAGGAGGGCGTCGCCGAGGGGCGTGGGATGGATGCGGAAGCCTGTCGGGGTCATGTGCTCATCCTTCTCGTGCGCTCATTCCCTCCGCGGGGAGCGCGTCCGCCCGGCGGACAACGCGCGGGCCGGGTGATCGTGGGGAGGAACGGCCGGTCCCTCCGGCGTGTCGCGAATCCGGCGAAACTCGGTCGTGGTTGAGCCCTGCTCGCCCATCTCACGCCTATGGTGACACGTGTGTGGCGTGGAGAAGGCACCATGATCTCTGGTGCAGACGAGGCGACGAATCCGGTGCGCCCGAGTGATCTCGGCGTTGCAGAGCCCGGTGTCGTCGTCGCGCACGTGGCCGACCCCGAGCGCGCGCGGCTGCGCGCACAGGCCGCCCTCCTCGGCGGCCGCTCGACACTCCTCTTCTATGAGGACTCGCCCGAGCGCGGTATCGACATCAACAAGGCGCACCCGGGGAGTCTGCCGCAGTTCCTGACCGGCCGGTCGACGCTGCTGTCCAACCTCTACCGCGACGAGGTCGCCCTGCGCACGGCGCGGATGGCGGCGGAGCGGATCACCGCCAAGAACGTCGAACTGCGCACCGCGCGTGGACTGGAGACCGTCTCTCTCGCCGTGGGCATGGCCTCGTGGCGCATCGGCGGGATCATGTGCACGGCCCCGGTGCTGCTGCGACCGCTCGCGATCCGGCGTCACCACACCGACTTCGAGCTCAAGCTCCACGGCTCCTTCGTCGTCAACCCGGAGCTCGTGCGCGCGCTGGGGACCCACTTCGGCATCCATCTGGACTCGGCGGCCCTCGCCGGCCTCGCGCACGACGGCGCGGTGTTCCGCCCGCAGCCCGTGATCGACCATCTGCGGGCGCTCACGACCCACATCCCCACCTTCACCGTCGTCCCGCGTCTGGTCGTCTCCAACTTCGTCGACGTCGGCTCGGGGATGGCTCGCGACACCGCCGACCTCGACCACCCGGTGCTGAACGCGCTCGCGGGGCATCCCGACGAGCGGGCGCGCCTCTCGGTGCGTCCCGCGCTTCCCCGCGTCACGAGCCCGGACGAGCGGACCCCCGCTGCCGACACACTCCTGCTGGATGCGGATGAAGAGCAGGAAGCCGTGCTCGCCCGCATCGCGGCCGGTCACTCGCTCGCGGTGCACACCCTGCCGGGCACCGGTGGCACGCAGACGGTCATCAACGCGATCGGCGCCCTCGTGCAGAGCGGTCGTCGCGTGCTCGTGGTCAGCGCTCGCCGCTCGACCCTCGACGGTGTCCGCCACCGCCTCGCCGGCATCGGCCTGGATGCGCTCGCCGTCACCCCCCGACACCTGCACCGGGATCTGATCCGCGCGATCGGGCGCAATGAGAAGGCCCAGCCGCCGAAGGTCGCGGAGATCGACGACGCTCTGCTGCGACTGCGCACGGTGCTGCGCGACTACCGGGGCGCGCTGACCGCCTCGCATCCCAGCCTCGGCACCTCGGCCCTGCAGGTCGTGCGGCGGCTGACCGAGCTGAGCGCGCTGTCGCCGGCTCCGTCGACCACCGCCCGTTTCGACATCGCCACCCTCGAAGCACTGCGCGACGCGCGACCGCAGGCGGCGGCGAAGCTCGTGGCCGCCGCGAAGCTGGGGGAGTTCCGTTTCGGTCCCGACGACTCGCCCTGGTACGGCGTGAGCTTCGACACCACCGAATCGGCACGCGCGGCGCACGCGCTCGCCGGAAAGCTGAGCGGCCACGAGGTGCCGAGCCTGCTCGAGCGCGGCTACGAGCTGATCGCGCAGACGCGGATGCGACCCTTCCGCACGATCGATGAGCTCGGCGACTATCTGCGTCTGCTGCAGGGCATCCGCGAGACTCTCGACAAGTTCAGCCCGAGCGTCTTCGAGCGTCCGCTCGTCGAGCTCATCCAGGCGCACGCGCCCAAGCGGGATTCCGCCGACATGTCGAGCGCCAACCGTCGTCGGCTCAAGCGCCTGTCGCGCGAGTACGTGCGCCCCGGCGTGCACGTCGGCGACATGTACGAGGCGCTCGTGCGCATCCAGCAGCAGCGCGCGGATTGGCAGCGCCTGGTCGACGCGGGCGTCGTGCCCGAGGTGCCGGTCGGACTCGCCGACGTGCACGTCGCCTGGCAGCGCGTGCACGCGCAGCTCGGCGAGCTCGACCAGATCCTGCGGCGTCGCGAGTCGAGCCGACTGGCCTCGCTCCCGGTGGCGCAGCTGATGCGTGTGCTGGCCGGCCTCGCCGCCGAGTCGGCGTACTTCGAGAACCTCGTCGAGCGCGCCACGCTGCGCACCGAACTCGATCGCATGGGACTCGCCCCGCTGCTCACCGAGCTGTCGGTTCGCCACGCGCCCGAGGACCAGGTCGCGGCCGAGCTCGAGTTCGCGTGGTGGCAGTCCGCCCTCGAGC
Protein-coding sequences here:
- a CDS encoding methylated-DNA--[protein]-cysteine S-methyltransferase, with product MTPTGFRIHPTPLGDALLLTSDSGLIGFEFLAAPLGSALAAWTQRLGREPVPIDDDADTLLGQVDEYFEGTRTTFEVELDLRLVSGFARDALEAISRIPYGQTASYGEIAIEAGSPRAHRAVGSACAHTPVSLVVPAHRVIRSDGSIGEYGGRPEHKRYLLDLEAAHRPAGV
- a CDS encoding AAA family ATPase; translated protein: MISGADEATNPVRPSDLGVAEPGVVVAHVADPERARLRAQAALLGGRSTLLFYEDSPERGIDINKAHPGSLPQFLTGRSTLLSNLYRDEVALRTARMAAERITAKNVELRTARGLETVSLAVGMASWRIGGIMCTAPVLLRPLAIRRHHTDFELKLHGSFVVNPELVRALGTHFGIHLDSAALAGLAHDGAVFRPQPVIDHLRALTTHIPTFTVVPRLVVSNFVDVGSGMARDTADLDHPVLNALAGHPDERARLSVRPALPRVTSPDERTPAADTLLLDADEEQEAVLARIAAGHSLAVHTLPGTGGTQTVINAIGALVQSGRRVLVVSARRSTLDGVRHRLAGIGLDALAVTPRHLHRDLIRAIGRNEKAQPPKVAEIDDALLRLRTVLRDYRGALTASHPSLGTSALQVVRRLTELSALSPAPSTTARFDIATLEALRDARPQAAAKLVAAAKLGEFRFGPDDSPWYGVSFDTTESARAAHALAGKLSGHEVPSLLERGYELIAQTRMRPFRTIDELGDYLRLLQGIRETLDKFSPSVFERPLVELIQAHAPKRDSADMSSANRRRLKRLSREYVRPGVHVGDMYEALVRIQQQRADWQRLVDAGVVPEVPVGLADVHVAWQRVHAQLGELDQILRRRESSRLASLPVAQLMRVLAGLAAESAYFENLVERATLRTELDRMGLAPLLTELSVRHAPEDQVAAELEFAWWQSALEHLLRTDRALLGANTAVLDRLERDFRLVDEAHAAASGPVLAAQLATQWKIGLVDHADEAAALKQALKGGVSAPDQLVRAAPTLMRTLAPVWLASPYEVPEIPDHPPFDVVIIADAAALCLAEAAPALRRARQVVLFGDPVTQKPTPFAVGAGERAVADEFDEPFDEVSVFERMAELLDVATLTRSYRAGGEDLAQLVNDAFYGGELVSLPWAGAYLGRGSLSVDYVEGGTGTPDPISGAVESPDAEVARVVTLVTEHAVNRSGESLMVVTASRRHAERIRAAVDVAFAGRADVADFVSRETAEPFAVLTLEESVAESRDRVVFSLGFGLTKHGRVLSDFGDLSTADGERLLTVGMTRARRSMVIVSSIRPSAFEDGRLEHGAATLMSILGGVAARARETRLEDLADPLTRALARELRAKGIKVDLDYRGLLPLVAGHDGKAVVVESDPETRPESLRESLRLRPQILRRLGWHYLRVHAFDLYSDPAAVAARVSTLLGVEAGASPQASTQPIDVAE